The following are encoded in a window of Corynebacterium marinum DSM 44953 genomic DNA:
- a CDS encoding energy-coupling factor transporter transmembrane component T family protein — protein MNVLEGINPVTRILGLILLTTPLLLSVDLVSAAAALGFTLLAAPLCGVGWFRLVRRGWPVLLAAPLAAIPMALYGRPEGETYFQFLMVHVTDNSLSLAAAIFVRVLAVGLPVIVLSEGVDPTDLGDGLAQVLRLPERFVLGAVAASRLISLFQDDLASMRRARRSRGIADQGRIRYGLTLAFGLLVLSLRRGSKLATAMEARGFGRVADHGRTWARESRLHARDFAVLAVCLLASVSAVAVAVALGSFRFLGVA, from the coding sequence ATCAACGTCCTCGAGGGCATCAACCCCGTCACCCGCATCCTCGGGCTCATCCTGCTGACCACCCCGCTGCTGCTGTCGGTGGACCTCGTCTCCGCGGCGGCGGCGCTGGGCTTCACTCTCCTGGCCGCCCCGCTGTGCGGCGTGGGCTGGTTCCGGCTGGTGCGCCGCGGTTGGCCGGTCCTCCTCGCCGCGCCCCTGGCCGCCATCCCCATGGCGCTCTACGGACGGCCGGAGGGGGAGACGTACTTCCAGTTCCTCATGGTCCACGTGACGGACAACTCCCTGTCCCTGGCGGCGGCGATCTTCGTGCGTGTCCTGGCGGTCGGCCTGCCGGTCATCGTGCTCTCCGAGGGGGTGGACCCGACGGACCTCGGCGACGGCCTGGCCCAGGTTCTGCGGCTGCCCGAGCGTTTCGTCCTGGGGGCGGTGGCGGCCTCCCGGCTGATCTCCCTGTTCCAGGACGACCTGGCGTCGATGCGCCGCGCGCGACGTTCCCGCGGTATCGCCGACCAGGGGCGGATCCGCTACGGGCTGACGCTCGCCTTCGGTCTCCTCGTGCTCTCGCTGCGGCGCGGCTCGAAACTGGCCACCGCGATGGAGGCCCGCGGTTTCGGCCGGGTCGCCGACCACGGCCGCACCTGGGCCCGGGAATCCCGGCTGCACGCCCGGGACTTCGCGGTCCTGGCGGTGTGCCTGCTGGCGTCGGTCTCTGCGGTCGCCGTGGCGGTGGCGCTCGGGAGCTTCCGTTTCCTGGGTGTGGCATGA